In the genome of Ignavibacteriales bacterium, one region contains:
- the purH gene encoding bifunctional phosphoribosylaminoimidazolecarboxamide formyltransferase/IMP cyclohydrolase translates to MKKIALISVSDKTGIENLARELTRLNYDIAATGNTAKLIASSGINVTEVSSVTGFPEVFDGRVKTLHPKIFGGILYRRDNTSDRTDVEKLEIPSVDIVIVNLYPFVKTIQNTDSTLDEIIENIDIGGPSLIRASAKNYKDVCVLTDPSQYEEFLNELKSGSVSLETRQKLAVAAFSYTSFYDTHIANYLEKRFEIQPTHLRVNKLVERKLRYGENPHQTAFVYGEFEKYFEVFHGKEISYNNILDLVSAVELVEDLGKNSCAIIKHNNPAGAAIGSDPFDAYSKALKCDPVSAFGGIVVFQDEVDVKLAEKLNEIFLEIVCAPSFTDEALTVLKKKKDRRLLKQLRQLDDKEISFRNIPGGVIAQDADKIKIDLSSLKISTDKQPTEKELDDLVFAWKVAKHTKSNAIVFVKDKTTLGVGAGQMSRIDSAKIAFMKAEEHGLDLKGSVAASDAFFPFADGLLEIIRCGATSVIQPGGSVRDNEVIEAANKNNISMVFTGVRHFKH, encoded by the coding sequence TTGAAAAAAATTGCTCTTATAAGTGTATCGGATAAAACCGGAATTGAAAATCTCGCCAGGGAACTTACCAGACTTAATTATGATATAGCCGCAACAGGCAACACTGCCAAACTTATTGCTTCATCAGGAATAAATGTTACTGAGGTTAGTTCTGTTACAGGATTTCCTGAAGTGTTTGACGGCAGGGTTAAAACCCTTCATCCAAAAATTTTTGGCGGAATACTTTATAGAAGAGATAACACTTCAGACAGGACAGATGTTGAAAAACTTGAAATCCCTTCCGTTGATATTGTCATAGTGAACCTGTACCCGTTCGTAAAAACTATTCAGAACACTGATTCAACTTTAGATGAAATTATTGAGAATATTGACATCGGCGGACCAAGCCTGATCCGTGCGTCCGCAAAAAATTATAAAGATGTTTGCGTACTTACTGATCCTTCACAGTATGAAGAGTTTTTAAATGAATTGAAAAGCGGAAGCGTGAGTTTGGAAACAAGGCAAAAACTGGCGGTCGCCGCATTTTCCTACACTTCATTTTATGATACTCATATTGCCAATTATCTTGAAAAACGATTTGAAATTCAGCCAACACATTTAAGAGTAAACAAACTAGTTGAAAGAAAATTAAGGTATGGTGAAAACCCGCATCAAACAGCATTTGTTTACGGTGAGTTTGAAAAATATTTTGAAGTTTTTCATGGTAAAGAAATATCATATAACAATATTCTTGATCTTGTAAGCGCTGTTGAACTTGTTGAAGATCTTGGCAAAAATTCCTGCGCAATAATTAAACATAATAATCCTGCAGGAGCTGCAATCGGCAGTGATCCGTTTGACGCTTATTCTAAGGCACTCAAATGTGATCCGGTTTCTGCGTTCGGCGGCATTGTAGTTTTTCAGGATGAAGTGGATGTTAAACTTGCCGAGAAACTCAACGAAATTTTTCTTGAAATTGTGTGCGCTCCTTCATTCACCGATGAAGCATTAACTGTTCTGAAAAAGAAAAAAGACAGAAGATTATTAAAGCAATTAAGACAACTTGATGATAAAGAAATTTCTTTCAGGAATATTCCCGGCGGAGTAATTGCACAGGATGCCGATAAAATCAAAATCGATTTATCATCTTTAAAAATTTCAACTGATAAACAACCGACTGAAAAAGAACTTGACGATCTTGTTTTTGCATGGAAGGTTGCCAAGCATACAAAATCTAATGCTATAGTTTTTGTTAAAGATAAAACTACACTGGGAGTTGGTGCCGGACAAATGTCCAGAATCGATTCAGCTAAAATTGCATTTATGAAAGCAGAAGAACACGGACTTGATTTAAAAGGATCAGTTGCCGCATCTGATGCTTTCTTTCCGTTTGCAGATGGACTTTTGGAAATCATCAGGTGCGGTGCTACTTCGGTAATTCAGCCGGGTGGTTCAGTACGTGACAATGAAGTAATTGAAGCTGCAAATAAAAATAATATATCAATGGTTTTTACAGGTGTTAGACACTTTAAACACTAA
- a CDS encoding phosphoribosylglycinamide formyltransferase, which translates to MNIAVFVSGRGSNLQAILNSQDLQNIVEVKAVISNKLDCAAFEIAGKYSIPVFSVGDSEKKISFTKLAARLMDMKTDLIVLAGFLKLLPVEFINDFRNKIINIHPALLPSFGGEGMYGINVHKAVFESSVKVSGATVHFVDEKFDNGMIIAQSCVDISMAESPEEIADKVLEIEHKLLPKVIEKFALGKVDITGSRVIVR; encoded by the coding sequence TTGAATATTGCTGTGTTTGTTTCAGGTCGTGGTTCTAATCTTCAGGCTATTTTAAATTCCCAGGATTTACAAAATATAGTTGAAGTAAAAGCGGTTATCAGTAATAAACTTGATTGCGCGGCTTTTGAAATTGCAGGTAAATATTCTATCCCGGTTTTCAGTGTGGGTGATTCTGAAAAAAAAATCAGTTTCACTAAACTCGCTGCAAGGTTAATGGATATGAAAACCGATCTGATAGTTCTTGCAGGTTTCCTGAAACTATTACCGGTTGAATTTATCAATGATTTCAGAAACAAGATCATCAATATTCATCCGGCGCTTCTCCCATCCTTTGGTGGCGAAGGAATGTATGGAATAAATGTTCATAAAGCAGTATTTGAATCATCGGTTAAAGTATCAGGCGCTACTGTTCATTTCGTTGATGAGAAGTTCGATAATGGAATGATCATTGCTCAAAGTTGTGTTGATATAAGTATGGCTGAATCACCGGAAGAGATTGCAGACAAAGTATTGGAGATTGAACATAAACTGCTTCCAAAGGTAATTGAAAAATTCGCGCTCGGTAAAGTTGATATTACAGGCAGCCGGGTAATTGTTCGTTAG
- a CDS encoding DUF3808 domain-containing protein has product MKLHSLTLLILVLLIAFTNNETAAQRDINSTVKRGLELAYQFNWDDAEKVFKGLISKYPERPEPYHYYSGIFLWYFLSSNDETDLDSFTDYSDLAIEKGKELLDENPEDINLIYILGANYNYRAIAFARAENYLDAIWASKKSESYLREVLSKDPENADAYLGLGLYSFSVSQVPSAFSWALDLAGIKGSIEEGLDNIRKAAEHGEFSKVEAQYYLSQILSGVVFDFEEASVNLTKLSKRYPENLVFNYSLAVIDIKNRKLDAAEKILIPIVKSNENKFRKVIAFSNFLLGDVSYKKNQFDKAISYYENFLKLTPDKDYTAIASFRLGVCYEFSNEREKAVENFSNCGNGNMDLEDDVYAKRKGSVYQKRTIAESESSLIRFANMIDNNKHKAALDSLSQLLKSVKTEKLKSEIYFYMSEAAYLAGKYSESALYAESSISSNHSEERWLNPFSHYNAARAYHHMNQPVKRDDHLGLAEDNNDFDYQSVLKNLVYVLRRESKNL; this is encoded by the coding sequence ATGAAATTACATTCACTAACACTTCTCATTCTTGTTTTACTTATCGCATTTACAAATAATGAAACAGCGGCACAACGGGATATTAACAGCACTGTTAAAAGGGGATTAGAGCTTGCTTACCAGTTTAATTGGGATGATGCAGAAAAAGTTTTTAAAGGATTAATTTCAAAGTATCCTGAAAGACCCGAACCATACCACTACTATTCGGGAATATTTTTATGGTATTTCCTCAGTAGTAATGACGAAACTGATCTGGATAGTTTTACTGATTACTCTGACCTGGCAATTGAAAAAGGAAAAGAATTACTTGACGAAAATCCGGAAGACATAAATCTGATTTACATTCTCGGTGCTAACTATAACTACAGAGCAATTGCATTTGCGCGCGCGGAGAATTACCTGGATGCGATCTGGGCGAGTAAAAAATCTGAATCGTACCTTAGAGAAGTACTAAGCAAAGATCCTGAAAATGCTGACGCATACCTTGGACTTGGTTTATATAGTTTCTCTGTATCGCAGGTTCCCTCAGCATTTAGCTGGGCTTTGGACCTTGCCGGAATAAAAGGAAGTATTGAGGAAGGATTAGATAACATACGCAAAGCTGCTGAGCATGGAGAATTTTCGAAAGTTGAAGCACAATATTATTTGTCACAGATATTATCCGGTGTTGTTTTTGATTTTGAAGAAGCTTCTGTCAACTTAACGAAATTGTCAAAACGGTATCCTGAAAATTTAGTTTTCAATTATTCGCTTGCTGTTATTGATATTAAAAACAGGAAGCTGGATGCGGCGGAAAAAATTTTAATCCCGATTGTAAAATCAAATGAAAATAAATTCAGGAAAGTAATAGCCTTTTCTAATTTTCTATTGGGCGATGTCAGTTATAAAAAGAATCAGTTTGATAAAGCAATCAGTTACTATGAAAATTTTTTAAAATTGACTCCGGATAAAGACTATACGGCAATAGCTTCATTCAGACTCGGGGTATGTTATGAATTTTCAAATGAGAGAGAAAAAGCCGTTGAAAATTTTTCCAACTGCGGAAACGGAAATATGGATCTTGAAGATGATGTTTATGCAAAAAGAAAAGGAAGTGTTTATCAGAAGAGAACTATTGCGGAATCAGAATCTTCCCTGATCAGGTTTGCAAATATGATCGATAACAACAAACATAAAGCAGCGCTTGATTCACTTTCACAATTATTAAAATCAGTAAAGACTGAAAAACTTAAATCCGAGATTTATTTCTATATGAGCGAAGCTGCATATCTTGCAGGTAAATATTCTGAATCTGCTTTGTACGCCGAAAGTTCAATCAGTTCAAATCATTCTGAAGAAAGATGGCTGAATCCATTTTCACATTACAATGCAGCGCGGGCTTATCATCACATGAATCAGCCGGTTAAACGTGATGATCATCTTGGACTTGCCGAAGATAATAATGATTTTGATTATCAGAGTGTGTTAAAGAACCTGGTTTACGTTCTCAGGCGTGAAAGTAAAAATTTATAA
- a CDS encoding citrate (Si)-synthase: MSLIAEKLSVKIDEWRKEVSSLVKNNGETKLSDVTISQAYGGMRDVRALICDTSRVPKEVGLIIRGIPLSELEEKTPEEVYYLLMTGELPGQKELEDFSSEIKKRKSVPDYVWNILKAMPADSHPMTMLDTAILVLQKESVFAKEYDKGLRKEDYWKPTLEDSLNLVAKIPAIAAAVYRIRFNKGELIKADPSLDLTGDYVHMLGLDKKGNEFYDLMRYYLVAHSDHEGGNVSALTTQTINSALSDVYYSLSGGFNGLAGPLHGLANQEALKWIEEIMNRFGGVPTHEQLKDLVWETLDAGKVIPGYGHAVLRVTDPRFEGFLKFGKKHIPEDPIFKTVARLYEVVPVELKKISKIKNPWPNVDAASGSLLSYYGLKEYSYYTVVFAVSRSLGLTAQAVVNRALMNPLIRPKSVTTEYVRNLVNS, from the coding sequence ATGTCCCTCATTGCAGAAAAACTTTCGGTTAAAATTGATGAATGGCGAAAAGAAGTCAGCTCATTGGTAAAGAATAACGGCGAAACAAAACTTTCAGATGTAACAATCAGCCAGGCTTACGGAGGTATGCGTGATGTGCGTGCTTTGATATGCGATACTTCGCGTGTTCCAAAAGAAGTCGGTTTAATAATAAGAGGAATTCCTCTTTCAGAACTTGAAGAAAAAACACCTGAAGAAGTTTACTATTTATTAATGACAGGTGAACTTCCCGGACAAAAAGAACTTGAAGATTTCAGCAGTGAAATAAAGAAAAGAAAATCTGTCCCTGATTATGTGTGGAATATTTTAAAAGCAATGCCTGCTGATTCTCATCCGATGACAATGCTTGATACGGCGATACTTGTACTACAGAAAGAATCCGTTTTTGCAAAAGAGTACGACAAAGGTTTGCGAAAGGAAGATTACTGGAAACCAACTCTTGAAGACTCGCTTAACCTTGTAGCGAAAATTCCTGCAATTGCCGCTGCTGTTTACCGCATCCGTTTTAACAAAGGTGAATTGATAAAAGCCGATCCATCACTCGATCTTACAGGTGATTATGTTCATATGCTTGGATTGGATAAAAAGGGAAATGAGTTTTATGATCTGATGCGTTATTATCTTGTTGCACACAGCGATCACGAAGGCGGCAATGTAAGCGCGCTTACAACGCAGACAATTAATTCAGCATTGTCGGATGTTTACTATTCTCTGTCAGGCGGATTTAACGGGCTTGCAGGACCGTTGCACGGACTCGCAAACCAGGAAGCATTAAAATGGATTGAAGAAATAATGAACCGCTTCGGTGGAGTTCCTACACACGAACAATTAAAAGACCTTGTGTGGGAAACACTCGATGCTGGCAAAGTAATCCCCGGTTATGGTCATGCAGTATTAAGAGTTACTGATCCAAGATTTGAAGGTTTTTTGAAATTCGGGAAGAAGCACATTCCTGAAGACCCCATATTCAAAACAGTCGCAAGACTTTATGAAGTTGTTCCGGTTGAATTGAAAAAAATATCGAAGATCAAAAATCCGTGGCCTAATGTTGACGCGGCTTCCGGTTCACTGCTCAGTTATTATGGATTGAAAGAATATTCATACTATACCGTGGTATTTGCAGTTTCAAGGAGTCTTGGTTTAACAGCGCAGGCAGTTGTAAACCGCGCTTTAATGAATCCGCTTATTCGTCCAAAGTCTGTTACTACCGAGTATGTTAGGAATTTGGTGAATTCATAG
- a CDS encoding rod shape-determining protein translates to MGLFDFFSADIAIDLGTANTLIYVKSKGIVLNEPSIVAFDKNTKRIIALGNKAKEMQGREHKEIRVTRPMRDGVIADFEIAEGMIRAFIKRVRGGAFSSRRVVVAVPSGVTEVEKRAVRDSAEHAGAKEVHLIAEPMAAAIGIGIDVEAAIGNMIIDIGGGTTEIAVIALSGIVNEESIRIAGDEMNYAIMQYFKKNHNILIGERTAEAIKCEVGSAIPLKEEITIQVKGRDLVGGIPKTTEVSSVEIREALNESVVQIVDAVRQSLERTPPELSADILDRGVMITGGGALLKGLDERIRMETNLPVHVAEDPLTAVVRGAGKVIDNLNHYSKVLIRNRRY, encoded by the coding sequence ATGGGACTTTTTGATTTCTTTTCTGCCGATATTGCAATTGACCTTGGAACGGCAAACACACTCATCTATGTGAAGAGCAAGGGCATTGTTCTGAATGAACCTTCGATAGTGGCATTTGATAAAAACACAAAACGAATTATAGCACTCGGTAATAAAGCTAAGGAGATGCAGGGAAGGGAACATAAAGAGATAAGGGTTACCCGACCAATGCGTGACGGTGTGATTGCGGATTTTGAAATTGCTGAAGGAATGATTCGCGCGTTTATAAAAAGAGTAAGAGGCGGTGCCTTCTCAAGCAGAAGAGTTGTTGTAGCTGTGCCAAGCGGTGTTACAGAAGTTGAAAAAAGAGCAGTACGTGACAGTGCAGAACATGCCGGCGCAAAAGAAGTTCATCTTATTGCGGAACCTATGGCTGCTGCAATCGGTATCGGGATTGATGTTGAAGCGGCAATTGGTAATATGATAATAGATATCGGCGGCGGTACGACTGAAATTGCTGTGATCGCGCTTTCCGGAATTGTGAATGAAGAATCAATCCGTATTGCCGGTGATGAAATGAATTATGCTATTATGCAGTACTTCAAAAAGAACCACAACATTTTAATTGGTGAAAGAACCGCAGAGGCAATCAAGTGTGAAGTCGGTTCTGCAATTCCGTTGAAGGAGGAAATAACAATCCAGGTTAAAGGTCGTGATTTAGTCGGCGGTATTCCTAAAACAACAGAAGTAAGTTCTGTTGAAATTCGTGAGGCGCTTAATGAATCTGTTGTACAGATAGTTGATGCAGTTCGTCAATCACTTGAACGCACACCTCCCGAACTTTCTGCTGATATTCTTGATCGCGGAGTTATGATAACCGGCGGCGGTGCGCTGTTAAAAGGTCTTGACGAAAGAATAAGAATGGAAACAAATCTGCCCGTTCATGTTGCAGAAGATCCTTTAACTGCGGTTGTGCGCGGTGCGGGTAAAGTAATAGATAACCTCAATCATTATTCAAAGGTTTTAATACGTAACAGAAGATATTAA
- a CDS encoding CTP synthase, with protein sequence MSSRKKVKLIFVTGGVVSSLGKGITASSLGLLLKQRGFKVTIQKFDPYINVDPGTMSPFQHGEVYVTDDGAETDLDLGHYERFLDVNMTRANNTTTGQVYNEVITKERRGDYLGATVQVIPHITDEIKQRMTKLCELGEYDIIITEIGGTVGDIESLPFLEAMRQLMLQLGRVNTMNIHVTLVPYISSAGEVKTKPTQHSVKNLLELGIQPDVLICRSEKKLSKDIRDKIGLFCNVDTSAVISAYDCSSIYEVPLMLYKEKLDQFVMKKLHLSDKKIKLDDWENLVEGIKKPETSVEIAVCGKYIEHMDAYKSIMESFVHAGAENNAKVVIRPINAERLENEDIETLLKGVSGILVPGGFGERGIEGKIKAIRYARENKIPFFGICLGLQLAVIEFARNVCKISQANSHEFKTNKYSVIDLMPDQKNIKNMGATMRLGAYPCIVVENTHAMKAYKVGLISERHRHRYEVNNKYRATLMDHGMMFSGLSPDRQLIEIVELPEHPWFLGCQFHPELKSRATKAHPLFREFVKASLKYSAEEKNS encoded by the coding sequence ATGTCCTCAAGAAAAAAAGTTAAACTCATATTCGTTACCGGCGGAGTTGTTTCATCACTTGGCAAGGGAATAACAGCCTCTTCATTAGGTCTCCTCTTAAAACAGCGCGGTTTCAAAGTTACCATCCAAAAATTTGATCCTTACATAAATGTTGATCCCGGAACAATGAGTCCGTTCCAGCATGGTGAGGTTTACGTAACCGATGACGGCGCGGAAACCGATCTTGACCTCGGTCATTATGAACGTTTCCTTGATGTGAACATGACCCGTGCTAACAACACAACCACAGGTCAGGTTTATAATGAAGTAATTACAAAAGAGCGGAGAGGTGATTACCTCGGCGCAACTGTCCAGGTAATTCCACACATCACTGATGAAATAAAACAAAGGATGACCAAGCTTTGTGAACTCGGTGAATACGATATAATAATCACTGAAATAGGCGGAACTGTTGGTGATATTGAAAGTCTTCCTTTCCTTGAAGCAATGAGACAATTAATGCTTCAGCTTGGAAGAGTGAATACGATGAATATTCATGTCACACTTGTGCCTTACATAAGTTCTGCGGGTGAAGTGAAAACAAAACCTACCCAGCACAGTGTAAAAAATTTATTGGAACTCGGTATTCAACCGGATGTTCTTATTTGCAGATCAGAAAAGAAATTGTCTAAAGATATTCGTGATAAGATAGGATTGTTTTGTAATGTTGATACAAGCGCGGTTATTTCTGCTTACGACTGTTCTTCAATTTATGAAGTTCCTTTGATGCTTTATAAAGAAAAGCTTGATCAATTCGTTATGAAAAAACTCCATCTTTCTGACAAAAAAATAAAACTTGACGATTGGGAAAATCTTGTTGAAGGAATAAAAAAACCCGAGACATCTGTTGAGATTGCAGTCTGCGGAAAATACATTGAACACATGGATGCCTATAAAAGTATTATGGAATCATTTGTTCACGCAGGCGCGGAGAATAATGCAAAAGTCGTGATCAGACCCATAAATGCTGAACGGCTTGAGAATGAAGATATTGAAACACTGTTGAAAGGCGTAAGCGGCATACTTGTGCCCGGCGGATTCGGTGAACGTGGTATTGAAGGAAAGATAAAAGCAATCCGCTATGCGAGAGAAAATAAAATTCCTTTCTTCGGTATTTGTCTCGGACTTCAGTTAGCCGTGATTGAGTTTGCCCGTAACGTTTGTAAAATATCGCAGGCAAACAGTCACGAGTTCAAAACCAATAAATACAGTGTAATTGATCTAATGCCCGACCAGAAAAATATCAAGAACATGGGCGCAACCATGCGGCTTGGTGCTTATCCCTGTATCGTTGTTGAGAATACACACGCAATGAAAGCTTATAAAGTCGGACTTATTTCCGAGCGGCACAGGCATCGTTACGAAGTAAACAATAAATACCGTGCAACACTTATGGATCATGGAATGATGTTCAGCGGACTTTCACCCGACAGGCAGCTTATTGAAATTGTTGAACTGCCGGAACATCCATGGTTTCTCGGCTGCCAGTTCCACCCTGAATTAAAGTCCAGAGCGACAAAAGCTCATCCGCTATTCAGAGAATTTGTAAAAGCTTCACTAAAGTATTCTGCCGAAGAGAAAAATAGTTGA
- a CDS encoding PP2C family protein-serine/threonine phosphatase yields the protein MQKKIILITGVLLTIIISFTLFKILYNDVSPLGGLSLQFDNLQVKEKAIQFLKEQGIEIKDRIAEVKLKRNNELQEFIQQKYGVEKSNELSRAGFPVYYWNARLLNESDEVVISNNSQKELKQGSERDIFIKYALDGSLLEFENEQDDSSALEQLEIEDARREAELFISRINPSLKLIPDSAYYKMMDKSTLQDDQIFIFQGQTVIPKVFRNDYEFKWTAFSSVTNKKINLIAIIAGTRLSRFSITYETDKIPDSTNYFTTISIILFIIVITILLIITAYRRIKASELGFKAALWVGLLYAVSFGFTLYSEVNLAKGWQSLIPLVFGGLFLGGAAILTWAISESLGRDVWKEKFIGSDLFFNGHLLNSRLSESILRGIQFGTALAAFWLILLFISGSVMNYSNIQNEAKDLTAIHSLIPAFTLLNNHFFEHMFMIPVFFIFTVSGLRRRISNDIVLLIVCGIIWGAVNESDIKPIYLGVILNSIIGILLTYVFYKFDLVTAAITVFTVFPLLGGFVFLNVEGGAYSQPALVLILIYAGIVLLAITGYLTKDKLSDLDSITPVFVKNINERQRMQRELEIARDVQMSFLPKSNPDFKGLDVAAKCYPALEVGGDYYDFVRISENKLGVIIGDVSGKGTQAAFYMTLTKGFLKAISKTSDSPSEVLKLMNELFYDNVERGTFISMIYGVFDNEKKNFRLARAGHNPVIVRNSSKGNVETLNPTGLALGLEKGTLFSKAISEVEINYSPNDIFVLYTDGFTEAMNKKQEEFTEERLLDSVHKLSGFSAEESIQKIHKEVSSFIGKAPQHDDMTIVIVKVNEG from the coding sequence ATGCAAAAAAAAATTATTCTGATAACCGGCGTTTTACTCACAATCATCATTTCATTTACACTTTTTAAAATCCTTTATAATGATGTAAGCCCTCTCGGTGGTTTGTCACTGCAATTTGACAACCTGCAGGTGAAAGAAAAAGCTATTCAGTTTTTAAAGGAACAGGGTATTGAAATAAAGGACCGGATAGCAGAAGTAAAACTGAAACGCAACAACGAACTCCAGGAATTCATTCAGCAAAAATATGGTGTTGAAAAATCCAATGAACTATCAAGAGCAGGTTTCCCTGTTTATTATTGGAACGCAAGGCTTCTAAATGAAAGCGATGAGGTCGTAATTTCTAACAACAGTCAAAAGGAATTAAAGCAGGGTAGCGAACGGGACATTTTCATTAAATATGCATTGGATGGAAGTCTGCTGGAATTTGAAAATGAACAGGATGATTCATCAGCCCTCGAACAACTTGAAATTGAAGATGCAAGAAGAGAAGCTGAATTATTTATAAGCAGGATTAATCCTTCATTAAAATTAATTCCTGATTCAGCGTACTATAAGATGATGGATAAATCAACTCTTCAGGATGACCAGATATTTATTTTTCAGGGTCAGACAGTCATTCCTAAAGTTTTCCGAAATGACTATGAATTTAAATGGACAGCCTTTTCATCTGTCACAAATAAAAAAATAAATCTAATTGCCATAATTGCCGGAACCCGTTTATCCCGTTTTTCAATCACATACGAAACGGATAAAATACCTGATTCAACAAATTACTTTACCACCATTTCTATAATACTTTTTATTATTGTCATAACCATACTATTAATCATTACTGCTTACAGGAGGATCAAAGCATCCGAACTTGGATTTAAAGCCGCGCTATGGGTTGGTTTACTGTATGCCGTAAGTTTTGGATTCACACTCTATTCCGAAGTTAACCTGGCAAAAGGCTGGCAAAGTTTAATACCACTTGTTTTTGGAGGACTTTTTCTTGGCGGTGCCGCGATATTAACCTGGGCAATAAGTGAAAGTCTTGGACGTGATGTCTGGAAAGAAAAGTTTATCGGTTCTGATCTGTTTTTTAACGGTCACCTTTTAAATTCAAGATTGTCGGAATCAATATTAAGAGGGATTCAATTCGGTACTGCACTAGCAGCCTTCTGGCTCATTTTACTTTTTATTTCCGGCAGTGTAATGAATTATTCTAACATTCAGAATGAAGCAAAAGATCTGACTGCAATTCATTCGCTGATCCCCGCTTTTACATTGCTCAACAATCACTTTTTTGAGCACATGTTCATGATTCCGGTATTTTTCATTTTTACTGTTTCAGGTTTAAGAAGAAGAATATCAAATGACATTGTGCTATTAATAGTGTGCGGTATAATCTGGGGTGCAGTAAATGAATCAGACATTAAACCAATTTACCTGGGAGTAATACTAAACAGCATCATCGGGATTTTACTAACGTACGTGTTTTATAAATTCGATCTTGTTACTGCCGCAATTACTGTATTCACTGTGTTTCCGCTCTTGGGAGGATTTGTTTTTCTTAATGTCGAAGGTGGTGCGTACTCACAGCCGGCTTTGGTGCTGATATTAATCTATGCCGGAATAGTCCTACTCGCTATAACAGGCTACCTGACGAAAGATAAGTTATCGGATCTTGATTCGATAACACCTGTTTTTGTAAAGAACATAAATGAACGCCAGAGAATGCAGCGAGAACTTGAAATTGCCCGCGATGTTCAGATGAGTTTTCTTCCCAAATCAAATCCTGACTTTAAGGGACTTGATGTTGCGGCAAAATGTTATCCTGCTTTGGAAGTAGGCGGCGACTATTATGATTTTGTCCGCATCTCCGAAAACAAACTCGGTGTAATAATAGGGGATGTTTCAGGGAAGGGGACACAGGCAGCATTTTATATGACACTTACAAAAGGATTTCTTAAAGCTATATCAAAAACATCGGATTCACCTTCAGAAGTTTTAAAGCTAATGAACGAACTTTTTTATGATAATGTCGAACGCGGAACTTTTATCAGCATGATCTACGGGGTATTTGATAATGAAAAGAAAAACTTCAGACTTGCACGTGCGGGACATAATCCTGTCATTGTCAGGAATTCGTCAAAAGGAAATGTTGAAACACTTAATCCGACAGGGTTAGCACTCGGACTTGAAAAAGGAACATTATTCAGCAAGGCAATAAGTGAAGTTGAAATAAATTACAGTCCGAATGATATTTTTGTTCTTTATACTGATGGTTTTACAGAAGCGATGAACAAAAAACAGGAAGAGTTTACAGAAGAAAGATTACTTGATTCAGTACATAAGTTAAGCGGATTCTCCGCCGAAGAATCAATTCAGAAAATCCACAAAGAAGTAAGTTCATTCATAGGCAAAGCCCCGCAGCACGATGATATGACTATTGTGATAGTAAAGGTTAATGAGGGATGA
- the mreC gene encoding rod shape-determining protein MreC — translation MIRFILVVWRNFKEYIILVLLLITSLITLSLNQKPEIKKVRAIAFGTFASVTSVVSNLINPAKLQSENDRLLKVNAELMLQVNRLRNYGIQNAELKGLVGLKDTSDYPLIPATIVSKSLNKAQSTVTINAGSSAGVKPGMPVINDQGLVGIIYSTSEDFAIARTLKNIDLKITVKDERSRVDGVMKWNGEDLVIIDVPKTYDIETGDRIITSEISSIVPVPLPVGFVTGLSKVETGIFNEVKIKPFVDFVKVENVFVLGIVQSKQKNDLELNFFNTEK, via the coding sequence ATGATAAGATTTATACTTGTTGTTTGGAGAAACTTTAAAGAATATATCATACTTGTACTGCTTTTAATTACCAGCCTCATTACTCTGTCCCTTAATCAAAAACCTGAAATAAAAAAAGTAAGAGCAATTGCTTTCGGTACATTTGCTTCGGTGACTTCCGTAGTTTCAAATCTTATTAATCCTGCTAAACTTCAAAGTGAAAATGATCGTCTTCTGAAAGTGAACGCAGAATTAATGCTGCAGGTAAACAGACTTCGAAATTATGGAATTCAAAATGCTGAACTAAAAGGATTGGTTGGATTAAAAGATACTTCAGATTATCCGCTGATACCTGCCACGATAGTTTCAAAATCACTTAATAAAGCGCAGAGTACTGTCACAATAAATGCAGGTTCGTCTGCGGGTGTAAAGCCAGGAATGCCGGTGATCAATGATCAGGGACTTGTGGGAATAATTTATTCTACCTCTGAAGATTTTGCGATTGCCCGAACTCTAAAAAATATTGATTTAAAGATAACGGTTAAAGATGAACGAAGCCGTGTTGACGGAGTGATGAAATGGAACGGTGAGGACCTTGTGATTATCGATGTTCCTAAAACGTATGATATCGAAACGGGTGACAGAATAATTACTTCCGAGATCAGTTCAATTGTCCCTGTTCCTCTGCCGGTTGGATTTGTAACGGGTTTGAGTAAAGTTGAAACTGGAATCTTTAACGAGGTAAAAATAAAACCGTTTGTCGACTTTGTTA